TGGAGCTGCCGTCCAAAATGCGCTGGCTCATGGTGTAGGCGTGGGTGGTGGTCAGCAGGCCGTGCTCGATGCCGAAGCTGTCGTTCAAGACCTTGACCACCGGGGCCAGGCAGTTGGTGGTGCAGGAGGCGTTGGAGACGATCTGGTGCTTGGCCGGGTCGTACTGGTGGTCGTTGACCCCCATGACCACGGTCAGGTCCGGGTCCTTGCCCGGCGCGCCCATGACCACCCGCTCGGCCCCGGCCTCCAAATGGCCGCCGCACTCTTCCTTGGTTTTGAACTTGCCGGTGGTCTCCAGCACCAGGTCCGCCTCCTTGGGGCCCCAGTAGCACTGGTGGGGAACGTCCCGGCGGGTAATGGCCACCCGGTTGCCGTTGATGATCAGGTCGTCGCCCTCGTAGCTCACCTCGGCGTCATAGGTGCGGTGCACGGAGTCGTATTTGAGCAGGTGGGCCAGCTGAGCCGTATCGGCCCGGGCGTTAATGGCCACCAGCTTCAGTTCGGGATGACCCTTGCCCAGGATGCGGGTGGCCAGCCTTCCGATGCGTCCAAAGCCGTTAATGCCGACAGTCACTGCCATGGCGGGTAAACCTCCTTGGAGAGGTGATGCAAATTAGATTGCGGGAACGTTGTACAGGGACAAGGGCGCCCACCCGGCGCACCTTGGCGGCCGGGCCGAGGACAATCCCTGTAATCTCTTTAATCCCCTAGGGTTAACCCTGGGAAAACAATAAGTATTACCAACCCCGGCACCCAAAATGAGGGTTGACTTTAAGGTAAACTTAAGGGGGGGTGGGGGTCAAGAAATTTCCCCAACATTGTTAGCCGGCTACAAGTCTCGCCCCATGAGGATGGCGTCCTCGTTCTCGGGCTGGTAGTAGCGGGGCCGCACCCCCAGGCGGGCGTAGCCCAGGGACTGGTATAGGGCCAGGGCCGCCGCGTTGCCCGCGCGAACCTCCAGGCCGCTCCACACCGCGCCCAGGCCCTTGGCCTCGGCCAGGGCAGTGAGCAGCAACCAGCGGCCCACGCCCCGGCGCTTGTACTCCGGGTCCACCGCGATGTTCTGCACCTGGGCCTCGCCGGCCACCAGCCATAGGATGATGTAGCCCACCACCCGCTCCGTGCCCGCCTCCAGGGCCACCCGGTCCATAGCCCAGGGCAGGCTCAGCTCGTGGGCGAACATGCCCCGCGACCAGGGGTTGGCAAAGCATTGCCCCTCAATGGCCACCACCTGCTCCAGGTGGGCCTGGCGCAGGGTTTGGTAGGTGATATCCAGGCCGGGAGGAAGGACGGGCTCAGGCAGAGAGCAGCTCGCCGGCGGCGGAGATGGCGTCACGGCCAGCCTCGCAGACCTTGCGGGCCAGCTCTTGCAAGCCGACGCCGTCGCGGCCGGTGGCCGCTTTGATCATCATGGGCAGGTTCACCCCGGTCACCACCTCCACCCGGTTCTCTTCCAGGAAGGTGAGGGAGATGTTGTTGGGCGAGCCGCCGAACATGTCGGTAAGCACCAGGACCCCGTCGCCCACGTCCACCTTGTCGATGGCCGACTCCAGGCGGCCGTGCAGCTTCTCGGCCTCCAGGGAGGAGTCCACGGTGACCGTGGCCGCCTGCTCCACCTTGCCCAGAATGAACTCGGCGGCATTGAGCAGTTCGCGGCCCAGACGGGCGTGGGTTATGATCACCAATCCGATCAAGTTTCAATCCAATGCTACGTCGCGGTGCCGGATGGTCAGGCGGGTGCCCGGGATATTCAGCTCCCGGGCCAGCCATTCCACCACGGCCACCGAACGGTGGTGGCCCCCGGTGCATCCAAGGGCCACGGTGAGCTGGGTCTTGCCTTCCCGCTGGTAGCGGGGCAGAAGAAAATCCAACAAGCTTTTGAATCTCGTAAGGAAATCCTCGGCGATCCCGTCTCGAAAAACGTAATCTACCACCCGGGCGTCGCGCCCGTCAAGCTGGCGCAGCTCGTCCACGAAGTGGGGGTTGGGCAGAAAGCGCACGTCCATGACCACGTCCGCTTCCTGGGGCAGGCCGTGCTTGAAGCCGAAGGACAACAGGTTCACCTGCATCTCGGCCGGGCCGCCCTCCTGGCTGTAGGTGCACACGATCTCCATGCGCAGGTCGTGCACCGTGAAGCGGCTGGTGTCGATGATCTGGTGGGCCATGGCCCGGATGGGGGCCATGAGCTTCCGCTCGCGCTCCAGGCCCACCCGCACCGACTCCCCGGGCTCGGACAGGGGGGGCTTGCGCCGCGTCTCGGAGAAGCGGCGGATGAGCACCTCGTCGTTGGCCTCCAGGAACAACAGCTCCAGGCGGTGGCCGGCGTTGGCCAGGCGCAGATAGGTGTTGGGAAAGCGCTCCACAAAGCCGCGGCCGCGCACGTCCATGCCCAGGGCGGCTTGGAAGGGTGTGTTCAGGGAGCTGAGGGGAAGCTTTACAAAAGCGGGCAGAAGCTCCACCGGCAGGTTGTCCACCGCGTAGTAGCCCAGGTCTTCCAGGGCCTTCAAGGCGGTGGACTTGCCCGATCCCGACAGGCCGGTGATGACCACGAAGCGGGAGGGGCTGGAGTCTGGCTTGGGGCTCATGCCGGCTACGCCGTCTCTGAGGCAGGCTTAGAACTCTTCGTCTTGCGCCTCTATGATCTCGTAAATCTCGCGGGCGTCGCCGGCTTCCAGAAGCTCCTGGCGCACCGCGTTGCTTTTGAGCAGGCGGCTTATGCGGGCCAGGGCCTTGAGATGGGTGCCGGCGCTGTTGTCCGGGGCCACCACCAGGAAGAAAAGGTGGGCGGGCTTGCCGTCCAGGGAATCGAAATCCACCCCCGCCCGTGAGCGCCCGAAGGTGAGCATCAGTTCGTTCAGGCCCACCATCTTGCCGTGGGGGATGGCTATGCCGTCGCCGATGCCGGTGGAGCCCAGCTTTTCGCGCTCCACCAACACCTCCATGAGCGCGCCGAGCTCGATCTCCGGGTGCTGGGCCAACAGGGGGCGGCAGAGCTCTTCCATGACCGCGCGTTTGCCGCGGCCGGCCAGGTCGGCCACCACCTGATCAGGGCTGAGTATGTCGGTGAGCTTCATGGACCGTTCCTAGGCTACTGCGGCTCGATCAGGCCGAAGTTGCCGTCGGCACGGCGGTAGATGACGTTGAGCGACTCGGTGCGCTCGTTGATGAAGACCAGGAAGTCGTCTTCGGACAGGTCCAGCTGCATTGCCGCCTCGTCGGCGTTCATGGGCTTGGCCACCAGGCTCTGGCTCATGATCACCCGGGGGGTCTCCTCGGGCAGGCTCTCGGCCTCCAAGACCTCCACGGTGTAGGGGACCTCGGCGGCTTCGGAGCGGGCGCGGCGGCCCACATTCTTGAGCTTGTCGCGGTAGCGGCGCACCTGCTTTTCCAGCTTGTCGCAGGCCAGGTCGATGGACGAGAACAGATCGCCGGTGGTTTCCCGGCTGTGGATCTTCAGGCCCGAGGCGATGAGGTTAACGTCAGCCTCGTGACGGTGCTTTTCCACGCTCAGGGTTACGCTGGCCTCCAGGGGGCCATCCAGGTACTTTTGTAGCTTGCCGACCTTATCCCTGGCGTATTCCTTGACAGCCTCGGAACTTTCCACGTGGCGGAAGGTCACCTGGATTTGCATGCTGCTGTTCTCCTTGGCAATAAAATGGGCACCCGGAAGAATAATGAATATGTGGCTTACCCCCCAGCCGGTTGGTTGTCAACGCCCTTTTTTGCTCAGGGCGCTGAGGGGTTGCCGCCGGCGGGAGGAGGGCAGAATGCCCAACATCTCTCTATATTTCGCCACTGTCCGGCGGGCAATGTCTATATCTTCTTTTTTAAGCATATCAGCAATGGTCTGATCCGACAGTGGCTTGGCCGGATTCTCCTCGGAAATAATCTTGCGGATGCGCTCCTTGACCGCCTCCGAGGCCATGGCCTGGCCCTGGAAGCGGTTGATGCCGCTGTTGAAGAAGTACTTGAGCTCGAACACGCCCTGGGGGGTGTGCACGTACTTGTTGGTGGTCACCCGGCTGATGGTGGACTCGTGCATGCCCACGTCCTCGGCCACGTCTCTGAGCACCAGGGGCTTCAGATAGGCGATGCCCTTGTCGAAGAACTCTCGCTGGAACTTGACGATGGACTCGGTGACCTTGTAGATGGTGCGCTGCCGCTGGTGGATGGAGCGGATGAGCCACAGGGCGCTACGGAGCTTGCCCTGCACGTACTCCTTGGCCTCGGCGTCGCCGCCCGCGGCCAGGGCCGCGCGGTAGAAGTTGTTCACCCTCAGCTTGGGCAGGCCGTCCTCGTTGAGCACGATCACGTACTCCCCGTCCACCTTGTAGATGTAGATGTCCGGGGTAATGTAGTAGGGCTCTTCGTTGCTCAGCGCCTGGCCCGGCTTGGGCTCCAGGGTCTGGATGGCCTCCAGGGCAGCGGCCACCCGCTCCAGGGGCACCTTGAGCTTCTTGGCAATGACTTGGTAGCGTCGCCGCTCCAGGTCGCCCAGGTGCTGGTCGATGATGGTCAGGGCCACCTCGTCCTCGGGGTATAGCTCCCGGGCTTGGATGAGCAAGCATTCGCGCAGGTCGCGGGCGGCCACGCCCAGGGGATCGAAGGTGTGAATGACCTGGAGCACCTCTTCGGTCTGCTCCCGGTCGGCCCCGGCCATTTCGGCCACCTCTTCCACCCCCAAGGGCAAATAGCCGTCGGGGTTTAGCGATTCGATGATCATCTCGCCCAGGGCCATCTGCTCTTGGCTCAGGCCGGTGACCGCCAGCTGCTCCAAGAGGTGGTCGCGCAGGGAAGGGGGCCGCGAGATCATGTTCTCGTAGGCCGGGGCGTCCTTTTCCTCGCGCACGATGCTCTCGTAGCCCGAGCCGCCCGAGGAATACTCGCCCAGGTAGTTCTCCCAGTCGAAGTCCTCGTTGACGTTGCCGTCCACCTCCACCTCGGGCTCGGCCGCGGTCTCCGCCGCCGCCTCGGCCGCGATCTCGTCGCCCCCGTGGGCCTCCTCGATGTCGTCCGCGCGCAGGGCCGGGTCGCTTTCAGGCTCGGCCCCCGCGTCCATGGCGATGTCCTGGCTCTCCTGGGTGGTCTCCTCGCTTATCTCGAGGATGGGGTTCTCCAGCAGCTCCTGGTTGATGGTGTCGGCAAGCTCCAGCCGGTTGAGCTGCAACAGCTTGATAGCCTGCTGCAGCTGGGGGGTCATCACCAGCTGCTGGCTTAGCCGAAGGGTTTGTTTGATTTCCAGGGCCATGGTTTGGCTACAGCCGGAACTGCTCTCCCAGGTAGATGCGGCGGGCCACCTCGCTGCAGGCGATGGCGTCCGGTGTGCCTTCTTCCAGCAGGGTGCCTTCGTTGAGGATGTAGGCCCGGTCACAGACGCCCAGGGTCTCGCGGACATTGTGGTCGCTGATCAGGATGCCGATGCCCCGTTCCTTGAGCTGACGGATGATGTTTTGCAGGTCGGCCACCGCCAAGGGGTCGATGCCCGCGAAGGGCTCGTCCAGAAGAATGAAGTTGGGCTCGGTGACCAGTAGACGGGTGATCTCCACCCGGCGGCGCTCCCCGCCCGAGAGGCTGTAGGCCCGGTTGCGCCGGAGATGGCTAACGCCCAGCTCTCCCAGCAGGCGCTCCAGGCGGGCCTCCTCCTCGGCCTCGGAAAGCTCCAGGGTCTCCAGGATGCCCCGCACGTTTTCTTCCACAGTGAGCTTGCGGAAGATGCTGGGCTCCTGGGGAAGGTAGCTGATGCCCAGGCGGGCACGCTGGTACATGGGCAGGTCGGTGATGTCCTCCTGGTCCAGGTACACCCGCCCCTCGTCAGGGCGGATCAGGCCGCTGGTCATATAAAAAGAAGTGGTCTTGCCCGCCCCGTTGGGGCCCAACAGACCCACGATCTCCTGGTCGCGCACCTCCAGTGATACGCCGTCCACCACGCGGCGGCCGCCGTACACCTTGACCAAGTTTTCCAGACTGAGGCGGGGCATTTAGGCTACTTCTTGTCCTTCAAGCTATTGGGGGTGATGGTCACCGACACGCGCTTGCCCGGCTTGCCGTGCACCACCGCGCGGTCCTGGTCCAGGAACACGGTGATTTTTTCGCCGGAGAGCTGGTTCTTGCCGCGCCACACCGTGGCCTTGCCCTCCAGGAGCATCTTGCGGCCGCCGGCCCAGTAGGTGGCCTTGCGCCCCACGGCGATGCGGTCCTTTTGCACCACCTTCACGTGGCCCGAGGCCACCACCTTGCGCACCTTGCCCCCGCCGTCCATCAGGCCCTCGGCCTTCTTGGAGGCCTTGGACTCCTTGGCGTTCTGGTCGTAGAACACCGAGAGCTTGTCGCAGGTGATCTTCACGTCGCCCTGCACCGCCTTGACCTTGCCGATGAAGTCGGCCACCTGGGTCTTGTTGTTCACTTCCAGGCTGTCGGCCACCACATGGATGGGCTGGTCGCTGGAGGCCATGGGCAATTCGGCGGCGCCGGCAAAGGCGGCCAGGCCCAGCACGAGGGCCGCGGTGACGGCTGCGAACAGGAACCGGGTCATAGTCATCTCCCCTCGGAGCAATAAAATGGGCTCTAGTCCACCGTGGCCCCGGGCGGGGGGCCCGAGCCCTGAGGCCGGAAGGTGGAACGAACGTTGCGTTTCAGTTTCACCAGGCTTTTTTCCACCAGCACCCGCATACCCAGGCCCACTACCTTGTACTGGGCCCCTTCAACCGTGACTTCGGCATCGGTCTCGGCCACCTTGTCCTTGTCGCGATAGGTGATCACCGAGGTGGTGAGCCGGTCGCCTTGGCTGGTGTGGCCGTCCACGTGGCCCTTCAGGGTGACGGTCTGGGTCTTCTGGTTATAGACGCCCTCGTCGCCCTTGAGATATATGGGGCCGCCCTTGTCGCGGTAGAACTCGATGGCCACCTGGTCCAAAAATACCTTGCCGGTGTTCTCCTCGTAGCGGGCCCGGTCGGCCTTGAGGCTCCACTTGCGCACCCCGTTCTCCACGTGGGTGTAGTTGAGCCCTCGCAGGCGGGGGCGGCCGTCGCTGTCGGTGGGCGCCTTGTCGCCGGCCTTGAGGGCCGGCAGCTTGGCCGGTTGGTGCAGCATGGCCGCGGCCATGGCTCCGGCCACGATGGCCGCCAGCACGGCCAGGATTATCCACCGCAGACGCTTCAAGCTATATCCTCGCTGTCCGGCCGGCCGGGCGGTTTCCCGGCACGGGCCCTTGGCCTATGCCCCCGGCACGGCTTGCCGTTCCCAGCCGGGAGTCCGCGCCCCAAGTATATATAGGCGGCATGGGAGGGTAAAGGCAAAATTCTTGCATACAGGGATAAAACCTGGGCCAAATGCTCAGGAATCGGAATTATCATCACTTGAGTTCACATTTCCATTACAGTTTGTTTACAATAAGTGCAGCAAGACCGTCCCTCTGGTCATAAATAGCCGCCAGCCCCACTCCATCCCCCACCAGGATTCGGAGGATTTTTTTGTCCCAGGATCGGCCATGTCCCAAATGCGGCAGCAAAGAGGTCCGGCGCGTACACCGCAAGAATAACCAGGAGCGCTTCATCAGCCTCTTCGGGATATATCCTTACACCTGCCGGGGTTGCCGCCACCACTTCTACCGTCACCGCCGTGGTTCAGCCTTCCTGCTCCTGGTCGCGGCGGTGTGGCTGGTGTCGGCCGTGCTGGTGGGCGGGGCGCTGTGGTCGCTCTTGGGCCCAGATACGCCGGCCAAGGCCGTCACCCTGGAGCGGGCGGCCCCTCGGGCTCCGGCCGAACCCTCGAGCACGCAGGTGCGGGCCAGTCTGCAAGAGCTGCGCCTGGCCGTGGCCGCCCTCAGCCAGGAGAAAGCCGCCCTGCAACAGTCCCTGGCCCAGGTGAGCCGCCAGTTGGCCGCCCCGGCCCCGGCCGTCCCGGAGCCGCGCCTGGCCCAATTGGAGGCCGCCAACCTCCGGCTGCGCCGAGACCTGGAAACCCAGCGCCGCCAGCTGGCCGAGCTGAGGGCCCAAAAGGCGGACATGCAGAAGCTCGCGGCCGCCAAGGCCCCACAGCCCCTTCCCCAGGCTGCCGCCGCCCCGGCCCCAACCCCGGGCCTGCTGGCCACGGTCAGCTTCGGGCCGGGACGCACCCAGCTGAGCGGCCAGGCTCTCGCCGCCTTGCAAAAGGCCGCCGGCACGGCCAAGGGCTCCCCGTCCGCCGAGATATGGGTGGAGGGACGGGCCGACGCCACCCCTCTGGGGGCGGCCACGGCCAAGCTCTACTATGACAATGCGGGGGTGGCCCTGGCCCGGGCGCTCAGCGTGTTCCGGGCCCTGCGCGATCTGGGCGTGGACCCGGAGAGGATGCAGGTGCGCGCCTCCGGCGCTCCGGCCAAAGAGCCGGACGCCGGACGCACCGTCACGGTCTGGATGGTGAAAAGTCCGGGCTAGTCCAGCAGCCCAAGCCTCTTCTTGATGCACATGGCGTGAATGGGCAGGCCCTCGGCCTCGGCCAGGGTTATCACCGTCTCGCCCAAGGCGCTCAAGCCTTCCTTGGTCAAGTACTGGTAGGTGGGCTTCTTGATGAAGTCGTCCACCGACAACCCGCTGAAGCTCAGGGCCGCCTGGCCGGTGGGCAGCACGTGGTTGGTGCCACTGGCGTAGTCGCCCACCGGAACCGGGGCCCAGGGGCCCATGAAGATGCTGCCCGCATGGCGGATCTTCTGCAGGGTCAGGAAGGGATCGGCGGTGATCACCTCCAGGTGCTCGGCTGCGTACTGGTTGGTGAACTCCAGGGCGGCTTCCATGTCCTCGGCCACCAACACCGCGCAGTAGCGCAGGGCCTGGTCCATGATCTCCTGGCGGGGCATGCTGGGGTAGAGCCGGGCCATCTCGTCGCACACCGCCTGGGCCAGCTCCGCGTCGTCGGTGACCATCACCGCGGCCGCGTCCGGGTCGTGCTCCACCTGAGACAGGAAGTCCAGGGCCAAAAAGTCGGCCCGCGCGGTCTTGTCGGCCAGGATCAGGGCCTCGGAAGGACCGGCCGGGGAATCGATGTCCACCTGGCCGTAGACCAGCATCTTGGCGGCGGTCACGTACTTGTTGCCCGGCCCCACGATCTTGGCCACCTTGGGAATGGTCTGGGTGCCGTAGGCCAGGGCGCCCACCGCCCAAGGACCGCCCAGCTTGTAGACCTCGGCCACCCCGGCGATGTCGCAGGCCACCAGGGTGTAGGGGTTGGCGGTCAGGCCTTCGTCGGGCGGGGTGCACACGGCCACCCGCTTAACCCCGGCCACCACGGCGGGCAAGATGGTCATCAGCACGCTGGAAGGGTAGGCCGCCCGCCGGCCGGGCACGTAGCACCCCGCCGAGTCCAGGGGGGTGTTCTTGCGCCCGGCAATGATGCCCGGGGTCACTTCCATCTGCCACTGGGGGCGATCCAGCTGGGCGGTGTGGAACTTCTGGATGTTGGCCGCGGCGATCTTCAGATGCTCCACCACCTTGGGGTCCACCACCTTGTAAGCCGCCTCGGTCTCCTCGGGGGTGATCAGGAAGTCACCCGCCTCCAGGTCGTCCTTGAGCTTCAGGTAGTGCTCCACATTCACCGCGTCGCCGCGAGTGCGGATATCGTCCAGGATCTCCTTGGTGGAGCCGTATATGTCCGAAACGTCCTGCATGGAACGAACCAGGATGTTCTTCAGGCGCTCGGGACTGAGGTCTGCCAGTTTTTCGGGCTTTAACTGCATGGCCTTAAACTCTCTTGTAATTGCAAGTCTTCGGGGAAATGAGAAAATACCAGCAAGGCCCTGCTTTGGCAAGGCCCGGGCGGGCTAGGCGGCGGCCAGGTGGTCCTTGATGGCGTGGGCGGTGGAAACGTAGCCCAGCTCGTCCCAGGGCAGCTCCCCGGGCGCAAACACCTTGATCTCTAGCGCCTCGCGTCCGGCCACCACCTCGCCTCCCACTGGCCGGGCGGCGTATACCACCAGCACCCAGGGGTTGCCCTCGTAGGAATAGACCCCCACCAGGCGGGTCAGCTCCACCTCCAGGCCGGTCTCCTCGGCCACCTCGCGCACCCCGGCAGCGGTGACCACCTCTCCCCGGTCCACGTGGCCGCCGGGGAGGATCCATTTGCCGTGGGCCTGGTCGCGCTGGGCCCGGCGCAAGAGCAAGATGCCCTCGCCGTTTTCCACGATCACCGCCACGGCCACCTTGGGGTCCTCGTAAACCGGCGCGTCGCAGCCGGTGCAGTAGAAGGGCGCGCCGCCAGGGTTAAGGCCGCCGGCCACGGCCAGCTTGCCGCCGCAGAGCGCGCAGAATCGGGGGGTGAAGACCGGGGTCAAGGCTAATCGCACCCCGCCACGGGCTCCTGCCGCTTAATCAGGGTCACCTCGTTGCCCGACTCGTTGTAGATCACCTGATCCATGATGGACTTGATCAAAAACACCCCGCGCCCCCGTTCGGAGAGCAGGCGCTCGTTGGCCGTGGGGTTGAGCACGCTGTGATGGTCAAAGCCTTCGCCCTCGTCGCGGATGGTTACCTGGATCTCGCCGCTGGTGATCTCGGCGGTCACCCGGATCTGCTTGTCCTGGTCCCAGCGGTTCCCGTGCTCCATGGCGTTGGTCACCGCCTCCACCAGGGCCAGCTTCAGGTGGTTGTCCAGGTCCGGCCGGGCGAAGCCCACCGCCACCGCCGACAGGGCCAGCTGGTAGACCACCTCTTGCACGCACTCCGGACGGCTGGGGGCCTCCATGCGGGTCTGCTGCCAGATGGTGGGCAGGGCGCATCCCCGGGGCTGGATGCTGGCCAGGGACAGGCTCTGCTCCACCACGTGCTCCAGGGCGTCTAGGTCCAGGGGCTTGGCCAAAAAGTTCTCGGCTCCGGCCTTGAGGGCCTGCACCACGGTCTCGGCCTCGCCGTAGCCGCTGATCACCACCACCGGCAGGCGGGGGTTCAGGTCCTTGGCCGCCTTTAATAGCTGCAAGCCGTCGAGATACGGCATGCGCACGTCGGTGATGAGCAGGTCGAACTCGTGGGCGCGCAGGTGGTCCAAAGCCTGCTTGCCGTCGGCCGCCGCGACGACCCGGTAGCCCTTGTCCTCCAGGCAGCGGCGCAGGAGCTCGGTCATCAGCTTTTCGTCATCAGCCACCAGTATCCTGGCGTCGGCGGGCCGGTGAGTCGAGGAGTCGGATGGTTGAACTGAAGGTGGCTTCATTGGAAATCCATGACGATCAAAGCCATGTCGTCGCTGTGATCGCCCCGCGAGAAATTCTCCAGCTGCATTTGCAGCCGGTCCACGAAATCCTGGGGAGGCAGGTCTCTGGCCGCTTGGGCCATGCGTTCCAGGCCTCCTATGCCCAGGGGCCTTCCCTGGGCGTCCTCGGCCTCGGTGCACCCGTCGGTGTACAGGAGCAGGCGATAGCCGGGCCCCAGCTCGGTCCGGGTATCCTTAAAGCTTACCAAGGGCGGCTCTTGCGAGAAAACCCCCAGCAGAAAACCGGGGTTGCTCAGGCGCATCGCCGGCCCCGAGGGAGGCAGGCACAGGGGAGGGGGGTGCCCGGCCGAGCACCAGGTAAGGCGGCGGCCGGGGTGGTAGAGCCCCAAAAAGGCGGTGACGTAGCGGTCCTCCTCGGTGAGGCTCACTAGGTCCTGGTTCAAGGCGGCCAAAGCTTCCGCCGGGGAGTAGGTGCGCTCCAGGTAGCCGGGCAAAAGGGCCTTGAGAATGCTGGCGGTCATGGCCGAGGCCACGCCGTGGCCGGCTACGTCGGCCACCACCACGCCCAGGTCGCCGCTGGGCAGGGGGAAGAAATCGAAGTAGTCGCCGCCCAGTTCCTGGCAGGGTTTGAATAGCCAGGCCGCCTCCACCCCAGGGGCTTGCAGGGGGGCGGGGAGCAGGAAGTTCTGGTAGCGGGCGGCCATGGCCAGCTCCCGGCTCATGTGCTGGTTGGCCCGGCGCACCTGGGAAATCATGCGCCGCGCGTTCACCGCGTTGCGCACCTTCAGGGGCAATACCAGCTTCAGCTCGCGCCCCCTCAGCGGTTTGATGAAATAGTCGTAACAGTCCATGCTCAGGGCTTCGGAAAGCGAGTCCAGGTCGTCCAGGGAGCTGTTGACGATCACCGGAATGTCCCGGGCCACCTCATTTTCCAGGCGCCAGCGCAGGAAGGCAAAGCCGTCCATCACCGGCATCATCAGGTCCAGGAGGATCAGGTCCACCCCGGCCCCGGATTGTAGGGTGTCCACCGCCTGGCGGCCGTCTTCGCATTCGATGAAGTGGTAATCGCCCCGGGAGGTGAGGGCGGAGATCAACAGCTCCCGGTTCAGCCGGGAGTCGTCCACCACCATGATCGCCGCCTTGGGTTCCCAGTGGTCTTGCCGCCAATGATGACTCATTTGTCCGCTCCCGTGCGCGCCTGGCGCCACAGCCTTTCCATGATCGGGGCCAAGCGCTCCAGGGGCAACACCAGGTCGGCCGATCCCCCTTCCACCACCGCCCGGGCCATGCCGTAGATGACCGAGCTGGCTTCGTCCTGGGCCAGGATCAGAGACCCGGCCCGGCGCATCTCGGCGGCTCCCAGCGCGCCGTCGCTGCCC
This region of Desulfarculaceae bacterium genomic DNA includes:
- the gap gene encoding type I glyceraldehyde-3-phosphate dehydrogenase, with the translated sequence MAVTVGINGFGRIGRLATRILGKGHPELKLVAINARADTAQLAHLLKYDSVHRTYDAEVSYEGDDLIINGNRVAITRRDVPHQCYWGPKEADLVLETTGKFKTKEECGGHLEAGAERVVMGAPGKDPDLTVVMGVNDHQYDPAKHQIVSNASCTTNCLAPVVKVLNDSFGIEHGLLTTTHAYTMSQRILDGSSKDIRRARAAALSMIPTTTGAAKAVTLVLPEMEGKLDGFAIRVPTPDVSLVDLTCRLAKDVTVAEVNDALKEAADGPMKGVLMVTEIPLVSIDYTGSPYSSVVDAPLTQVIGGRMVKVLAWYDNEMGYAARLVDLAALVARSM
- the rimI gene encoding ribosomal protein S18-alanine N-acetyltransferase, whose translation is MTPSPPPASCSLPEPVLPPGLDITYQTLRQAHLEQVVAIEGQCFANPWSRGMFAHELSLPWAMDRVALEAGTERVVGYIILWLVAGEAQVQNIAVDPEYKRRGVGRWLLLTALAEAKGLGAVWSGLEVRAGNAAALALYQSLGYARLGVRPRYYQPENEDAILMGRDL
- a CDS encoding PTS sugar transporter subunit IIA; translation: MIGLVIITHARLGRELLNAAEFILGKVEQAATVTVDSSLEAEKLHGRLESAIDKVDVGDGVLVLTDMFGGSPNNISLTFLEENRVEVVTGVNLPMMIKAATGRDGVGLQELARKVCEAGRDAISAAGELLSA
- the rapZ gene encoding RNase adapter RapZ, with translation MSPKPDSSPSRFVVITGLSGSGKSTALKALEDLGYYAVDNLPVELLPAFVKLPLSSLNTPFQAALGMDVRGRGFVERFPNTYLRLANAGHRLELLFLEANDEVLIRRFSETRRKPPLSEPGESVRVGLERERKLMAPIRAMAHQIIDTSRFTVHDLRMEIVCTYSQEGGPAEMQVNLLSFGFKHGLPQEADVVMDVRFLPNPHFVDELRQLDGRDARVVDYVFRDGIAEDFLTRFKSLLDFLLPRYQREGKTQLTVALGCTGGHHRSVAVVEWLARELNIPGTRLTIRHRDVALD
- a CDS encoding PTS sugar transporter subunit IIA; the encoded protein is MKLTDILSPDQVVADLAGRGKRAVMEELCRPLLAQHPEIELGALMEVLVEREKLGSTGIGDGIAIPHGKMVGLNELMLTFGRSRAGVDFDSLDGKPAHLFFLVVAPDNSAGTHLKALARISRLLKSNAVRQELLEAGDAREIYEIIEAQDEEF
- the raiA gene encoding ribosome-associated translation inhibitor RaiA, with the protein product MQIQVTFRHVESSEAVKEYARDKVGKLQKYLDGPLEASVTLSVEKHRHEADVNLIASGLKIHSRETTGDLFSSIDLACDKLEKQVRRYRDKLKNVGRRARSEAAEVPYTVEVLEAESLPEETPRVIMSQSLVAKPMNADEAAMQLDLSEDDFLVFINERTESLNVIYRRADGNFGLIEPQ
- the rpoN gene encoding RNA polymerase factor sigma-54, with translation MALEIKQTLRLSQQLVMTPQLQQAIKLLQLNRLELADTINQELLENPILEISEETTQESQDIAMDAGAEPESDPALRADDIEEAHGGDEIAAEAAAETAAEPEVEVDGNVNEDFDWENYLGEYSSGGSGYESIVREEKDAPAYENMISRPPSLRDHLLEQLAVTGLSQEQMALGEMIIESLNPDGYLPLGVEEVAEMAGADREQTEEVLQVIHTFDPLGVAARDLRECLLIQARELYPEDEVALTIIDQHLGDLERRRYQVIAKKLKVPLERVAAALEAIQTLEPKPGQALSNEEPYYITPDIYIYKVDGEYVIVLNEDGLPKLRVNNFYRAALAAGGDAEAKEYVQGKLRSALWLIRSIHQRQRTIYKVTESIVKFQREFFDKGIAYLKPLVLRDVAEDVGMHESTISRVTTNKYVHTPQGVFELKYFFNSGINRFQGQAMASEAVKERIRKIISEENPAKPLSDQTIADMLKKEDIDIARRTVAKYREMLGILPSSRRRQPLSALSKKGR
- the lptB gene encoding LPS export ABC transporter ATP-binding protein: MENLVKVYGGRRVVDGVSLEVRDQEIVGLLGPNGAGKTTSFYMTSGLIRPDEGRVYLDQEDITDLPMYQRARLGISYLPQEPSIFRKLTVEENVRGILETLELSEAEEEARLERLLGELGVSHLRRNRAYSLSGGERRRVEITRLLVTEPNFILLDEPFAGIDPLAVADLQNIIRQLKERGIGILISDHNVRETLGVCDRAYILNEGTLLEEGTPDAIACSEVARRIYLGEQFRL
- the lptA gene encoding lipopolysaccharide transport periplasmic protein LptA, which translates into the protein MTRFLFAAVTAALVLGLAAFAGAAELPMASSDQPIHVVADSLEVNNKTQVADFIGKVKAVQGDVKITCDKLSVFYDQNAKESKASKKAEGLMDGGGKVRKVVASGHVKVVQKDRIAVGRKATYWAGGRKMLLEGKATVWRGKNQLSGEKITVFLDQDRAVVHGKPGKRVSVTITPNSLKDKK
- the lptC gene encoding LPS export ABC transporter periplasmic protein LptC — encoded protein: MKRLRWIILAVLAAIVAGAMAAAMLHQPAKLPALKAGDKAPTDSDGRPRLRGLNYTHVENGVRKWSLKADRARYEENTGKVFLDQVAIEFYRDKGGPIYLKGDEGVYNQKTQTVTLKGHVDGHTSQGDRLTTSVITYRDKDKVAETDAEVTVEGAQYKVVGLGMRVLVEKSLVKLKRNVRSTFRPQGSGPPPGATVD
- a CDS encoding OmpA family protein, whose protein sequence is MSQDRPCPKCGSKEVRRVHRKNNQERFISLFGIYPYTCRGCRHHFYRHRRGSAFLLLVAAVWLVSAVLVGGALWSLLGPDTPAKAVTLERAAPRAPAEPSSTQVRASLQELRLAVAALSQEKAALQQSLAQVSRQLAAPAPAVPEPRLAQLEAANLRLRRDLETQRRQLAELRAQKADMQKLAAAKAPQPLPQAAAAPAPTPGLLATVSFGPGRTQLSGQALAALQKAAGTAKGSPSAEIWVEGRADATPLGAATAKLYYDNAGVALARALSVFRALRDLGVDPERMQVRASGAPAKEPDAGRTVTVWMVKSPG